Part of the Streptomyces sp. NBC_01460 genome, CACGGCGGCGCGAGCGCGGCGGAGCGTCAGACCTTCCTCGTCGCCGCCGGCGGTGGCATCACCCCGGGCTCCGTCCGCCACGACCTCAGGATGCCCGACGTCGCCGTCTCCGCCCTCGCTCACCTCGGCATCCCCGTCGAGCCTTCCTGGGGCCTCGACGGCCGTCCCCTCCAGCAGCCCTCACCGGACGCCTTCGACGCGCTGCGCCCGCAGCTCGGCACCCGTGTCGACGAGACCGGCACCGGGGCCTCGGTCATCGGCTTCACCCACACCCCACCCACGGGCTGGACCGTCGACAACAGTGCGATGGGCACGGGCGGGGTCACCGAATGGCGCGGCTGGACCTTCACCACCGACGAGTTCTGGACCGCGTCCGAACGGTCCCAGGGCCGCGAGAACAACATCCGCGCCCGCAACGTCTTCGCGGTCGCCGACGGGGACGAATGGGTCGACAAGAGCTACAGCGGCACCTTCGACTCCACCCTGGTCACCCCCGCCTGGAGGGTGGCGGGCGGTTCCACGGCCGTGCTGCGGTACACGACGTACTACCGTCAGGAGGCCCCGCAGAAGGGTGAGGTCCTCGTCTCGTACGACGGTGGAGCTCCCGTGGCCGTGAAGACGTACACCGGCGACGTCGCGTCCAGGGCCGAGAGCATCACGCTCCAGGTGCCGGCGGGTGCCACCACCGCGCAGATCCGCTTCCGCTACACCGGGGGGAACAACTGGTACTGGACCGTCGACGCGGTCTCCCTCACCGCCACCTGATTGTGAACGGCCGTACGGTGAAGGGCCTTTCGCGGTGAGACCCGTCCGGCCCGCGTTCCCTGCGGGCCGGACGGATCTCCCCGCACTCGTCAGGCGGTGTTGTTGGCCAGGGCCAGCAGCCGCGCCTCGGTGCCGCTGAAGCGGTCGCGGTCCACGGCGCCGCTGATACCGCTCACCGAACCGGTGGAGCTGTACTGCCAGAAGGTCCAGTACGGGAAGCCCGCCGGGATCGAGGGACTGGCCGCGGAGGTCCAGTGGGCCACGAAGAGGGGGCTCCTGGCGGACATGCCGCTCCAGCTGCCGGTGCAGGTGTTCCACCAGCTCGGGCTGGTGTAGATGACGACGTCACGGCTCGTCTTCGCCTTGTACGCGTTGTAGAAGTCGAGGATCCACGTCCTCATCGCCGACGTGGACATGCCGTAGCAGCCGGCTTCGAGGTCCAGCATCCCGGGAAGGGTCAGGTTGTCCCTGGACCAGGCCCCGCCGTGGGCCGCGAAGTAGTTGGCCTGGGCCGCACCACCGGAGAGGTTCGGGCGGGCGAAGTGGTAACCGCCCCGGATCACCTTCTGGCTGTGGGCGTTCCCGTAGTTGGCGCTGAACTGGGGGTCCGTGTAGGTGGTCGACTCGGTCGCCTTGATGTAGGCGAACTTGATGCCCGCGGCCTTGACCGACGACCAGTTGATCGTCCCCTGGTAGTGGGAGACGTCGATGCCCGGAAGCTGTGTGGCCAGCGGCCCTGCGGCCCCCTCGGCCTCGAGCCGGAGCGTTCTCGTGTCCGGCGCGAAGGCCGCGCCGTCCTGGGTGTAGCCGATGCCCATGTAGCCGGCGCCGAGGGGAACCGTGCTGTTCGGCGGCGCCGGCTGCGCGGCAGCCGGGCCTGCCGACACTGCCGGGGCGAGTACGGCGCTCAGGGCGAGCGCCGCTGCCGCCATGACGGTCCGGCGGGCGGAACGGGGGGTGCGGACTCGGAAGAACACGGATGCCTCCAGGCGCGTCGGGGAGTGCGGAAGACAGGTGCGGGGGTGCCCGTCGGTCCACGGGTCTACCCGCGTAGCCGGTGAGCGGTCGTGGTCGGTTTCACCGTTTCGGACAGCAGATCGAGCAGAGCGTGCAGGCCGAGCAGAGCGTGCAGGCCGAGCAGGGTGCGCGGGGCGGCGTGGTGAGGAGCCCCGGGCCGCCGGGGGTACAGGCTGGTCCATGCGCGCCACGGTCACGTGTGGTTGATGTGGACGCGTCATGAGTGACCCATGAACACACCTGCGAAGTAAAGAGTTTTCAGGTGACCTCTATGGTCTAGACCATAGAGGATGACGCCGAGCTGGAGTGATGGCTCGGCACCGGGCGAAAAATTCAGGCGCTGAAAACGTCTCGGCCCCCAGACCGCCTCGACCGGAGGGCCGGCGGAGTCCGACCGGTCAGAGCCTGGACACCACGCGGCCGACCGCGCGGCCGCAGGCGGGAAGCGCCCCCTCCGTCCGCCGGCGACGCAGGCCGGACGGCTGAGCTCGCGGTGCCCTCCGCGCGCACCGCATCCGGGCAGTGGGAAAGTGGACGGGCTCCGCCTCGCCGCCGACCGCGCACCGTCCACTGTGACGCGCGGGACCGGACGGTCCGCGCAGGAGCGTGAAGACACCGTCCTCGTCCCCGTGGGGCGAGGCTGACCGGAAGGCACGCCGTACATGACTGGACACCAGGACCGCTGGGCGGAACTGACCGGCGGGCAGGCGGGCGAGCAGTACGCTCAGCGCTTCGCGCGGCTCGCCGAGTCGGGCCAGGACATCCACGGCGAGGCCGCCTTCTGCGCCGCACTGCTGCAGCCCGCCGCCCGGGTGCTCGACGCCGGCTGCGGCACCGGCCGGATCGCGATCCGTCTCGCCGAGCTGGGCCATCGCTGCACCGGCGTCGACATCGACTCCTCCATGCTCGACGTCGCCCGCCGCGAAGCCCCCACGCAGGAGTGGCTCCTCGGCGACCTGGCCCGGCTGGACGCCCTCTCCCTGGAGCCGGGGTACGACCTGGTGCTCGCCGCCGGGAACGTCATCCCCCTCCTGGCCCCCGGAACCGAGCCCGGCGTCGTCCGGCAGCTCGCCACCGCGCTGCGCCCCGGCGGCCTGCTGGTCACGGGTATGGGGCTGGACGCGGCCCACCTGCCGCTGCCGGAGCCGACGGTGACCCTGACGGAGATGGACCACTGGTGCGACAGGGCCGGACTGACCCTGCTCCACCGTTACGCCACCTGGAGCGGCGACCCGTATCACGAGGGAGGCGGCTACGCCGTCAGCGTGCACTCCCGCACCGCCGTGTGAGTCCGGTGCGGCCAGGGATTTCCACCGGCGCGCACGCGGTCGATCGCGTAGGTGAGGTCACCGAAGAGCCTGGCCGACGGAGCCGGGCCCACCGACCGCAGGCCTGTCGGGCCCGGGATGTCCCGTCGTGGTGAGGCGGGGCCACGAGGAGTCCGGTGTGTGCCACACCTACTGGCGATTTCACCGATGGTGCCCGCGGCCCGACGCCACGAGTCTGGTCGCGTCAAGCACCCGCATCCCCGTCAGGAGTGCCCCCATGCGTCGTCGTTCCCCGCGCCGGCTTCTCGGCGTTCTCGCGGCCGTCACGGTCGCCTTCAGCCTGTTCTCCTCGGCATCGACGGCCGGCGCGGCCGACACCGCCACCAAGGCCGCCCCGGCCGCATCCGCCGCCCAGGCGCTGTCGACCAGCACCCCGGTCGTCTTCGTCCACGGGTACACCGGCAACGCGTCCAACTGGGTCACGGCCAAGAGCGTCTTCCAGCTCAACGGCTGGTCCAGCTCCAAGCTGTTCACGTACGACTACAACTCCTACGGGAACAACGTCACCAACGCCCAGGGGCTCGCGAGCTTCGTCAACAACGTGAAGTCGCAGACCGGCGCGAGCAAGGTCGCCCTCGTCAACCACTCGATGGGCGGCCTCGTCAGCCAGTACTACCTGAAGGTGCTGGGCGGCAACACCAGCGTCAGCCACCTTGCCTCGATCGCCGGTGCGAACCACGGGACGACCTTCGCCAGCGCCTGTCTGATCTACGTGACCTGCCAGCAGATGTACCCGGGCTCCTCCTACATCTCCCAGATCACCTCGGGTGACGAGACCCCCGGCGCCACCAAGTACGCCACCTGGTACTCGGCGTGCGACGGCGTCATCCTCCCGTACACCAGCACCAAGCTGGACGGCGCGACGAACAACAACGTGGCCTGCCAGACCCACATCGGGTACCTGACGGACACCATCACGCTGGGCGCGATCGCTCGCTTCGTCGCATCCTGACGCTCCGTCACCATCTTCCGCGCCACTTCGTACGCGCCGGCCCTCGTGGCGTCGTGACGAGCAGGGCCGACCGCCGGCAGGCCGCCGCGGTCGGCTCTGATGGTTCCGGCACCCGGGGGTCCCCCGCGGACGGGTCCGCCGGTCCCGCCATCTCAGGGCAGGGTGATCTCGTACGCCTTGCGCAGGGTCTCGTGGACGGTCCACGTGGTCCGGTCGCCCTCACGCAGGACGCAGAGGTCGCCGGCCTCCACGGTGAGGGTCGGTCCGCCCTCGACCTCGATGGAGGCGCGGCCGCTGACGACGACGAAGAGTTCGTCCGCCTCGGTGTCGGTCACCACTCCGGGAGTGATCTGCCAGATGCCGCGGATCCGCCGGCCGTCCTCCGACTCCCAGAGGACCTTGCCCGACACCTCCGGAGAACCTTCGAGGATCTGCGAGGGCTCGAGCGGCTCCGGCTCGAGGTCGGCGTCGGGGATATGCACGGCGAAGGCGGTGGACTGGGTCATGCGCATGACGTTATGCCACCGCTCGGAGGCGGCCCCACCACCAGACTGTCGCGCCGGGGGCCGCCTCGCGCGGCGATCCGTCGACCACGCGAGGGCGGGTGGGACCACGCTGTCGTGCCTCGCCGACGACGGTGTGCGGCGCGGGCGGTGAGCCCCGGCCGCTGAGGTTCCTGCCGGTCAGCGGCTCGCCGCGCGGGCCCACAGATACAGCGGGATCTGAAGAGGGAGCCGGCCGTAGGCGAGTGCCCGGGCGGGTGCGGGGCGGTCGCGCCAGTCGTACGCCATCTTGATGTTGGCGGGGAAGACGCCGACGAAGAAGAGCGCTGTGGCGCGGGCACTGAGGCTCCGGGTGCGCGGCAGGGCAAGGCCTGCCGCGAGCGCCAGCTCCACGGCGCCACTGGCCCGCGTCCAGGTCCTCGGGCTGCCGGGCAGGCTACGCGGCACGGTCCCGTCGAACGGCGCGGGGGCCGCGAAGTGCGCGATCCCGGCGGCGGCCATCAGTCCTGCGAGCAGCAGGGGCGAGCGCGGGACGAGCGGGACGCGTGCCATGGGGGCTCCTGGAACTCGGCCGGTGCGGTCGGGCTTGATGTTACTCCGAGGTAAGAACGGCCCTCGGTCCCCGGTGGGGGCGATGCTCGGTACGTCGGAGCCGTACGCGCCTCCGGGAAGCCCCCATACGCCTGTGTCCGGGACTCCCGGATGGAGTCCCGGACACAGGTGCCGAGAGGGTGGGCCGGCTACGCGGGCGCTCAGGGTTCCACCGGATGTCCGCCGTCCCCCTCGACCACGACGCGGTCCTCGCCGGCCTCCGCCGCGCGCTCGACCATGGTGATGTCGACCTCACCGTCGCCGGTGGTGTCGAACTGGTAGACGTCCGCCTTGCCGTCGCCTGTGGTGTCCGTCATCCACACGTCGGCCTTGCCGTCCCCGTTGGTGTCCGCCGACAGCACTACGTGGTGTTCGTTACCGCGGGTCTCCACGACATCATCATTTCTGTCCATGACCGCCGCTTGCCCCTCGGCCGTTGCCCGAAACGTGCCGAGCGGACCGCCGTCACGACCAACCCGATCGGATACCGGGGAAGCGCGGACCGACTGCGAGATCCTCCCCCGGCCCACGTGCGCCGGGTGGTCCTGCGCACGCTGCAGCGGCGCTCCCCACGGGAGGGGGAGCAGTCCCAGGCGTACGGCCGGGTATTCGGCAACGACCTCGGGAACGCCAGGGAGGCGCTGCGCTGCTGTCCGACCGGATCGAGACCACACCTCGGGCACGGGGCGACAGCGCGGTGTCAACCCGTCGGCACACGGCGGTACATGTCGGCGAGGCGGAATGCCAGATCGATGGACTGCTCCCGGTTGAGTCTCGGATCGCATGCCGACTCGTATCGCCTTCCGAGGTCCTGCGGGCCGACCGGGCGGCTGCCACCGAGGCATTCCGTGACCTCGCTCCCGGTCAGTTCCACATGGATGCCTCCCGGATGGGTGCCCAGGCTCCGGTGGACCTCCATGAATCCGCTCAGCTCGTCCAGGAGCGTCTCCACATGACGGGTCTTGTAGCCGTCCGCCCGCGGGCGACGAGATGACGAACTCCCGGTTCCACGCGTGGATCTCGGTCAGGTCCGTGAAACCACCGGCGGTGAGCGCGCGGACGAGATTGAGGGTGGCCGCCGACGCCTCGTACGTACGGTTCAGCCGGGTCGCGTCCGGTGACCGGGAACCGGTGGAGAACTCCAGCCCGTTCACGGCGTCCCCCCGATAGGACGGGAGCCTGACACCGCCCCGCTCCTCGAAGGCGCTGGACCGGGGCTTGGCGAACTGGCCCGCCATGCGTCCGATCCTGACCACCGGAAGCGAGGAGGCTTGGGTCAGGATGACGGCCATCTGGAGCAGGGTCCGCAGGGTGGTGCGCACCGCGTCCGCGCCGACCCCGGAGAAGGTCTCCGCGCAGTCCCCGCCCTGAAGGACCAGGGCCTCGCCCCGCGCGACCGCTGCCAGACGGCCGGTCAGCAGATCGCACTCGGCCGGAAGGAAGAGCGGGGGTGAACCCGCCATTATTCCGCTTCCGGTCACGGTGACGCGCACCGAATTGGCACCGCACGACCCGCTCGATCTCTACTCGGCGCTGCGCCGGACTCTTCCGGCCGACGGGGTGTTTCTCCTCGAGAACATCGAGGGAGCCGACGAGGGCCGGCGTTCCGCCGTCGTCGGTTTCGGCCGTCTCGCGGAGATCAGGGTCTTCGGTGGCGACGGTCGTGCCGGGCGCATCGAGGCCGAAGGGCCGCCCGGGCTCGTGCGGGCGATCGAGGCGGAGGCGCGACGTGCGGGCCTCACCGTGGCCGGACCCGGGGCGGCTCTGCCCGGCCCTGCCCGAACCGCCATGCAATTCACCGGCGACGACGCCCTGTGGACCGTACTGGAATCGGTGCGGGGGGCGTTCGCGATCGAGACCGACGTGCCGCAGACCGCGTACGCCTTCGGATTCCTCTCCTCCTTCACCTACGAGTCGACCTGGAACATGGACACGCTGGGGGAGCGGACCAAGCCGTCCCCGGCACCCGACATCACGCTCACCCTCTTCCGGGACACCGTCTGGTACGACGTGGGAGCGGGCTCCGTCCGCCTGCACCACGCAGCGGGCCCGGCCCTCGCCGACCCGGCCGGCCCACCCGCTGACACGCTCCCCGACGTCCGGGGCCCTGGCGGAGCACGCCGCCAGGGCCGACGCCCCGGGCCGGGGGGTGCCGGCGGCGCCGCGACCGCACTCGGTGCGCGACAGCGTGGACCGGGACACGTTCCTGGAGTGGGCCGACCGTTGTCTGGAGCACATCAGGGCCGGGGACATCTACCAGATCCAGATCGGCCACCGGCTGGACGTACGGACCGAGCTGGCGCCCGAGGACGTCTACCGGCGGTTGCGCCACCGCAATCCCTCGCCCTACATGTACGTGATGCCGGGTGCGGGGAAGCTGCTGATCGGCGCGAGCCCCGAGCTGTTCATCCGGATCGAGGACGACACGATCGTCATGTGCCCCATCGCCGGAACGGCCCGTCGCAGCCCGGACGAGGAGGAGAACCAGCGGCGGATCAAGGAGATGCGCGAGAGCGCCAAGGAACAGGCCGAACACATCATGCTGGTGGACCTCTGCCGGAACGACATAGGCAGGGTCAGCCGCCCTTCCACCCGGCCGGTCGACGAGCTGATGGCGGTGGAGGCGTTCTCGCACGTGTTCCACCTGGTGTCGACGGTCAGCGGCCGGCTCGGAGAGGGGACCAGCCCACTGGAAGCCGTACGGGCCACCTTCCCCGCCGGGACGATGACGGGCGCCCCGAAGCTGCGGGCCATGCAGATCATCGACAGCCTGGAGCGTGAGCCCAGGGGCAGCTACGCAGGTGCCGTGGGGCTGATGGACGTCCGTGGCTGGACCGAGCTCGCCCTGTGCATACGGACGATCGTCCACGACGGGACTCGCATCAGAGATCGCGCGTACGTCCCCCGGCTCCGGGCTCGTCGCCCTGCGCGCTTTCGAAATGGTCTTCGTCCTGGCGCTCCGAACCGCCCTGGAACGCCTCACGGAGCTTTCCCCCGCTCTCCAGGCCCTGCGCCACCCCGGCATCAGTGCGTCCCTGGTGGCGATCTACCGCGACTACGCCCGCCCCTGGACGGTCGAGACCCTCGCCCGCGAGGCAGGTATGTCACGCTCCGTGTTCTCCGAGACCTTTCGGGCACTCGTCGGCGACACACCGGCCCATCACCTGACGGTACGCCGGCTCCAGCAGGCTCGTGCGCTGCTCTCGGACGGATCGGTGGCCTTGAGCGACATCCCGGCCAGGGTCGGTTACCACAGCAACGTCGGCTTCCACCTGGCCTTCCGCCGCGAGTTCGACACCACTCCGGGGGCCTACCGCCAGGCGCTCAGGCCGGCCCGTTCCCCCCGGCCCCGGACGAAGGGGAACGGGCTGTCACGCGTCCGTGCCGGAGCCCGGGCCCCCCTCCGCCGTGTGGCTGGGCCGACGCTCCGGACACCTGCAGGAGGGGCGATAGGCAGGTGAGCGGTCCCGGACCTGCCCGCTTCACCCCGATCAGCCGAAGGCATCGACGGTAGGTGTCCGCAGGCCTGTTGATCGAGTCGTGCGTGCCGATCGGCGAGTACGGCTCATATCCCGATCGGCTGCGGCAGCAGTTCGAGGGATTGATCCGGCTGTTGGAGACGGGCGGGCAGTTGCGGGAGATGAGATGTCGGCGGAGTTCGGCGCCTGGTCGAACGTCCACAACCGCTTCCGACAGTGAGCCTTTCCAACCTCAGTTTGAGCAATTCAAATGCAAGGTGAGGACGGCCTGAACAAGGCTGGTGATGCGGCAGGCGGTTCTCTTGGTCGAAAACCCGTATACCAGGGGCTTCACCACACTGCCAGCTCAACTGGGCATCATGGACGCCGGTCGGACGACTTCGGCGTACCGAGTCGCACGTGCCGCGCCGAGTCAGACATCGTTCATCGGAGCAGTCCGCTCCGCGTCAGTGGCCTCGGCCCTGAGCCGAACATCGAAGGTGAAGTCCTCGTCGCAGAAGATCAGATCGAGGTCCGCCGGAGCGAGCCTGCGGAAGGCGACTGACAACCACGCAGCGCCCTCGTGCCGGACGTCCAGGTACAGGCAGGTCCCGTCCTGATGCAGATACGCCTCGCCCGGACCGCTCTCCGTCCCGAAGTGCCAGCTGTTGCCTCGCGCCTCACTTCGGTGCGTCGAGTCAACCTCGACATCTGACCACCGAGCCCGGATCGCCGCGGTCAGCGCCTCGCGGTCGACCCGCCACCCGCCCGCCTCACCGTCAACCAGTACCAAGAACTGCGCCATCACAGGTGTCTATCACCCGGCTCAGGCACTTGGCCCGGCATCGTCGGACTGAGGTTGGAAAAGGTCACGGTGCAGACCCAGCCGTCGCCCTCCAAGTCCTTCCCCGCGATATGCAGTCCGTAGCTGTGCATGTTTTCCCGGGATTCACCCTGCTGGCCTTCCGGAAAGTCAATGGGATCCAGATCGGGGCGAAAGCGAGTTTGATGGCCGCAGTCCGCGCCGACCGCACGCTGACGCGGTACTGATCCGGGTACGGAGAAACCGGTCGGGACGTCGTGCGCGGCCATGTCCGGAGGGTCGGGGAACGAAGGGCGGCCCCTTGATTACCTGGCAGGTAATTGACCCCGTAGCGGACCGCCGACACGCTGTGCGGAGTATTCGACACACGCGTCCACCGGCCGCGGACGCCAGGTGAACACCCTTCGTCCAGCTATCGGGAGTGCGAACGATGACCACCGAGACCAACCGCGGTGCCTCGGCGCCCTCACCGCCCACGCAGGCAGCCGGCAGCCCGGCCGTGCCGCACAGGCTGATCCTGCCGATCGTGCTGGCCGGCGTCTTCATCACCACCCTTGACTTCTTCATCGTCAACGTCGCCATCCCCTCCCTCCGGTCCGACCTCGGGGCGAGCGCCGCCGCCATCGAGTGGGTGGTCGCCGGGTTCGGCCTGGCGTACGG contains:
- a CDS encoding alkaline phosphatase family protein, which produces MSAGMSRRSLLAAAAALATAAGPLSAVTARAAARTPKVLVIGLDGALLGRIKDADAPNLDALMASGLTSLSPLYADPLAPTLSGPGWSTVITGVWPDKHLVKDNAFTGHAFARYPDFLTRIETARPALSTYAVASWAPVTTTIFSPKVDTRVSTPSAEYDTGTTARAVAELRDGNRDAVFVHLDNIDHAGHSHGAASGQYLTAIHDADAQVGLIVAAVRARPAYASEDWLIMITTDHGHTAAGGHGGASAAERQTFLVAAGGGITPGSVRHDLRMPDVAVSALAHLGIPVEPSWGLDGRPLQQPSPDAFDALRPQLGTRVDETGTGASVIGFTHTPPTGWTVDNSAMGTGGVTEWRGWTFTTDEFWTASERSQGRENNIRARNVFAVADGDEWVDKSYSGTFDSTLVTPAWRVAGGSTAVLRYTTYYRQEAPQKGEVLVSYDGGAPVAVKTYTGDVASRAESITLQVPAGATTAQIRFRYTGGNNWYWTVDAVSLTAT
- a CDS encoding GH25 family lysozyme — its product is MAAAALALSAVLAPAVSAGPAAAQPAPPNSTVPLGAGYMGIGYTQDGAAFAPDTRTLRLEAEGAAGPLATQLPGIDVSHYQGTINWSSVKAAGIKFAYIKATESTTYTDPQFSANYGNAHSQKVIRGGYHFARPNLSGGAAQANYFAAHGGAWSRDNLTLPGMLDLEAGCYGMSTSAMRTWILDFYNAYKAKTSRDVVIYTSPSWWNTCTGSWSGMSARSPLFVAHWTSAASPSIPAGFPYWTFWQYSSTGSVSGISGAVDRDRFSGTEARLLALANNTA
- a CDS encoding class I SAM-dependent methyltransferase, encoding MTGHQDRWAELTGGQAGEQYAQRFARLAESGQDIHGEAAFCAALLQPAARVLDAGCGTGRIAIRLAELGHRCTGVDIDSSMLDVARREAPTQEWLLGDLARLDALSLEPGYDLVLAAGNVIPLLAPGTEPGVVRQLATALRPGGLLVTGMGLDAAHLPLPEPTVTLTEMDHWCDRAGLTLLHRYATWSGDPYHEGGGYAVSVHSRTAV
- a CDS encoding esterase/lipase family protein, which gives rise to MRRRSPRRLLGVLAAVTVAFSLFSSASTAGAADTATKAAPAASAAQALSTSTPVVFVHGYTGNASNWVTAKSVFQLNGWSSSKLFTYDYNSYGNNVTNAQGLASFVNNVKSQTGASKVALVNHSMGGLVSQYYLKVLGGNTSVSHLASIAGANHGTTFASACLIYVTCQQMYPGSSYISQITSGDETPGATKYATWYSACDGVILPYTSTKLDGATNNNVACQTHIGYLTDTITLGAIARFVAS
- a CDS encoding cupin domain-containing protein; this encodes MTQSTAFAVHIPDADLEPEPLEPSQILEGSPEVSGKVLWESEDGRRIRGIWQITPGVVTDTEADELFVVVSGRASIEVEGGPTLTVEAGDLCVLREGDRTTWTVHETLRKAYEITLP
- a CDS encoding DoxX family protein, with product MARVPLVPRSPLLLAGLMAAAGIAHFAAPAPFDGTVPRSLPGSPRTWTRASGAVELALAAGLALPRTRSLSARATALFFVGVFPANIKMAYDWRDRPAPARALAYGRLPLQIPLYLWARAASR
- a CDS encoding helix-turn-helix transcriptional regulator; this translates as MVFVLALRTALERLTELSPALQALRHPGISASLVAIYRDYARPWTVETLAREAGMSRSVFSETFRALVGDTPAHHLTVRRLQQARALLSDGSVALSDIPARVGYHSNVGFHLAFRREFDTTPGAYRQALRPARSPRPRTKGNGLSRVRAGARAPLRRVAGPTLRTPAGGAIGR